TTCTCATAATCCTTATTCAAATCTTTTAGGTCCTTAATCTGATTACTCTGTATATCTATAGTCTTGTTAGCTTGATCTATGACATTATCATAGCTCTGTCGCTCTTTTTCTAATATCTGCTTTAACTTAATATTCTCTTTCTCTAGGAGTTTATTCTTCTCCTGAAGCTTTTTAATCTTCTGGGCCAACTCAACCATTTCTTTCTCAGTCAAGTAATAGCCTTTATCCTTCTCCTTTGTCTCTGCTAGAGCTGGAGTTGTTGCCATTACGACCAAGCATACTATCAAGAGTATCACGAGCTTCCTCTGGCGACATCTCAACTTCACTATTCTCCACCTCTTCCTTTTCTTTTTCTAGATCCTTAATCTCCTGATCATGATTTTGTTGTATCTCTTTTAGCTCATTTTGACTTTGGTATAACTTATCTTTCTCTTTTTCAATCTGCTTATACCTATCTTTAATCTTCTCTTTCTTCTCCTGGACCTTCTTTTTAAAGTTCTCTTTCTTTTCCTGACTAAATAAGTAGAATAAAACAACTCCAACAGCAGATAAGATTAATATTAGCCAATCCTTGACCTTTACTAGCAATATAATCACTTCCTATCAATATACTTATCTATCTTTTTCATGCCATTATTGGCTACCCCTGCCCCAGCAATCATTAACAAGTCAAATTTTAAGATATCAGCAAAGTTATCTCCTTTAAGTGGGCCATAAATAAAGACTAGAAACAAAGCTATAGCCACAATAGAAAGGATAACATCATTTCTTACACTATCAGTATTTAAAGCATTTTTAATGCCTTCTTTGACCTTCTCCTTCATTTATACCACCCCATAATATAATAATAAAATAAATAAACCACCTGCTATGGTGGCCAGTATGTCATATGTCTCCACTTGGTGCGACTGTGGATGATGATAGTCATACACTTCTTTACCAGCCGCTGCAGCAACTAACAGAACTAAAGTAACAATAATAGGCAGTTGGACCAACAAGCACAATAAAACAATTACTGTTCCTACTATAAAATGTAATACTTTATCTTTTTGCATCTTATCCCTCCAGGTAATCTTTAATTCCCTCAAAAATAGCTGAAGCTAATATGTACTGATATTCAGCATTATTAAGAGAGATCTCTTCCTTTGGATTAGATATAAATCCTGTCTCCACCAATACAGCAGGACACTTAGTCTTTTTCAAGACATATAAATCCTTTCTTTCTTTTACTCCTCTATCTATTCTTCCAGTCTGATACTTCAAGTTCTTCTGTATTAACTCTGCTAACCTCTTACCAGCTTCACTATAATGTAGAGTCTCAATTCCTTCTACTTCATAGTTGCCACAAGCATTACAATGGATTGATACAAATAGATCCTCAACTGTAGATTTAACTCTATCTTCCCATTTAGGATAGCTATCATCTTCTCTAGTTAACCTGGTGTTATGGCCATTATCTTTTAAAATGGTATATAACATTCTACTAATCTGTAAAGCTACATCCTTTTCATTGCTAAACTGGCCACTAGCTCCTGGATCCTTTCCTCCATGTCCTGGATCAATGATAATTTTCATCAAGCACACCTCCTATAATATATGTCCCTTAAACTTCTTTCCACTAAGCTCTCCATTAAGTACACTAAAGGTCTTTTCAGCATCATTAATTATATCTACAAAAAGAGCAGCATACACAACAAAGATAGCTGCAGATCTAGCTTTATCCTCTGTAAGAAATTCAGAAGTAGATAAAGAATCTATAGTTTGACCCATATACTCAATTCTGACCTTGTTGAAGCAATTAAACTTTCTAATAGCTATCTCTAAACACTCCTGATCTTCTACCTGGTAATCATCTAATCTATAAAAACTGTTAAATCTACTGTGAGCCTTATTGAAATGACACATTTGAAGCTTATATAAGTTCTTATAATCATTACTATCTATCTTCTTAGCCAATTCTAATAACTCTTCTTGCCATATCTCAAACTTCTTATAGAGGATAGTCTTAGCTAACTCTTGCCTACCTCGATTCTTAATTGCTATATTGAACTTTACCTCAGACAATAAGGTATCTATTTGAGAAAAGATTCTATGATCTTCTAATTTGGCCACCTTTGGAGCAGGATCCTTATTGTTTTTCTGTTTTAGATACCAATTTAACCAACTTAAAAAAGCTGGTCCTAATACTGCTGATATAGATACTACTATTATTTTATCGCTCATATCACACCCCCCAATAAAAAAGACACCTGTTAAGGAGTCTCGGTAGTTGTATTCTCTTGTGATGGCCAGGCTGCTAAAGCTTTAAGATTATCTTGACTTATATTTATTAACTCTAGTTCCTCTTTGGTTGTAGCTGCTTCTATTTGACTTTCCAAATCATTACAAGCAGTTCTAATTGATAGAATATTATCTTTTACAATCTGTTTACCTACTCGTTGATCATTTAAATAGTCATTAATATCAGGCTTATTTTCAAGTACAAATAGGTTTTCTCTGTCAAAAGGTTTATATCTACTATCAATTAAATCTCCTGTTATGGTTCTTATTTCTTTTAGTTTGGTCTCTTTTATTTCTAACAAGGTAGGAACATAAGGATTATATTGTAATTCTAATGTATCTGTATCAATTTTATATTTTCCTTGATTTTCTAAGCAGGTTTGCCATTCTTCTTCTGATATTTCAATATAAGGGCTTGGTACATCTTCCTCTTTATGAATATCATTTGTGTAAAATCCTTTTAACTCTCCTGTGACATCATCATAATGTACAAATACTTTCATTTTATCCCTCCTTAATAGCCTATAGCCATCCAATTAAATGCTGCACCACTACCATTATTAATTGCTAATTGAAATGAGCTATTTGTTATATTATAAATTCCTGCAAATGTATCTGCTGGTGCATTAGTAGAAGAATTACCTGTAACTACTTGCAAACATTGTGTAGGGAAACTCGTAGGGAAAACAATAGTATTTCCAGTAGTATCTCCAAAAAAAGTTTTTGTTCTACCCCACATTAAATATAGTCCATTAGGCAATTTGACATGACCAGTTCCATTAAAGTTGTTTGAATAATCACTTGTTTTTACTGCATCAATATTGTTCAAATCCTGTATGGTAGCTAATAAATTCCCATTCCAACGAATACCTGTCTGCCCTATTATTAATTCGGTATCGGATGTAAATAAATTACCTACAGGTTGGGTGGAAACTAATAGAGATATGCCACCATTCTCGTCCATCTTGATATGACTACCTCCACCAACTTCAACAATTCTATTGTTATTATCCACGCCACTTTTGATGTTGAAA
The nucleotide sequence above comes from Orenia marismortui DSM 5156. Encoded proteins:
- a CDS encoding alanine--tRNA ligase, translating into MILLIVCLVVMATTPALAETKEKDKGYYLTEKEMVELAQKIKKLQEKNKLLEKENIKLKQILEKERQSYDNVIDQANKTIDIQSNQIKDLKDLNKDYEKEISDPDIIQKLLYILAGIGAGNLLGG
- a CDS encoding N-acetylmuramoyl-L-alanine amidase family protein — encoded protein: MKIIIDPGHGGKDPGASGQFSNEKDVALQISRMLYTILKDNGHNTRLTREDDSYPKWEDRVKSTVEDLFVSIHCNACGNYEVEGIETLHYSEAGKRLAELIQKNLKYQTGRIDRGVKERKDLYVLKKTKCPAVLVETGFISNPKEEISLNNAEYQYILASAIFEGIKDYLEG